The Sphingobacterium lactis sequence CGTATTGAAATCCGGTGCGGCATCTGCGCTTTACGGATCTCGTGCGGGAAATGGTGCGATCGTCATTACAACCAAATCGGGTAAGGCCCAAAAAGGAACAGGGATCACCTATTCATCCACACTTGGTTTCGAAACTCTATTTATGATTCCTGAAATCCAAAGCGAATTCGGACAGGGTAAAGATGGTGTATTCGATGCTGTAAGTACCGACAACTGGGGTGCTGCAATCGATGGATCAACCTACCAAGCATACGACAACATCAATAACTTCTTCAATACGGGATTGAACCATACGCAGAATGTTTCCTTCCAGCAGCAAGTTGGGGAATCGACGAATGTTTATTCTTCCGCAACGTACCTGAACGATAAGAGCAAGATCCCAGGATCGTCCCTTTCCCGTCTGAACTTAATGTCCAAGGTATCCACTTCATTCGGACCGAACAAACGTTGGTCTACAGAAGTGAAGGTACAGTACATGAACAACGACGCTACGAACAGACCGATTTCAGGACAGAATAACTCCAATGCATTCGCGACGTTATTCCGTATGCCACGCACCATCAACATCTTGGATTACAAAAACCCGGTGAACAACCTGAACAAGATGAACTGGTACGGAACTTCCAATTCCATCAACCCGTATTGGTTAGCGGAATACAACCTGAACAACGATGTTAGGAACCGCTTTTTGAGCAATGCAAATATCAAGTACAAGATTACCGAATGGTTGGATGTAGAAGGTCGTGCCGGCTTGGACACCTATACTTCCCGTTTGGAGAACAAGACCTATGGCGGTAGCCCATTGAGCCCATCAGGCTTATATTCTACGGGTAAAACCGAATTTGCCGAGAAAAACTTCACCTTGGGATTGCATGCTAGACAGGATGCCATCAATGGTGGTAAATGGGGTGTGAGTGGATCGGTATTCGGCCAGATCATGCGCAGTGATGAAACCTACCTGGGTGTAGGCGTTGGCGAACTGGAAGTACCGAACTATTTCAATGTAACGAACGGAAAAGGAAACCCTACTCCTTCCCAATATAACGATAGAAAACAGATTAATTCCCTTTACGGAACTGGAGAATTGAGCTATGATGGATACTGGTTCCTAAATGTTACGGCTCGTAACGACTGGTCTTCTGCATTATCAAAAGTAAACCGCTCGTACTTCTACCCTTCGGTGAGTACATCCTTGGTAATTTCCGATATGATCAGAAAATCAGGTGGTGAAATGCCTAGCTTCATCAACTTCTTAAAGGTTAGAGCGTCGTATGCCATTGCTGGTAACGACATGAAAGCCTACCGTTTGATCAACCAGTATGAGATCAACCGCGATCCGAACGGAAATACAACCGCTGGATTGGGCGATGTTCGCTTCAACGAAAACGTGCGCAGCGAATTGATCAAATCCTTGGAGGTCGGTTTTGACACCCGTATGTTCGACAACCGTTTCGGTATCGACTTCGCGTGGTACAAGAACAACGCAACCCATCAATTATTGGAAATCCCTACGGACCCAATGAGCGGATTCAAAGCAGAAAACATCAACGCCGGAAATATCCAAAACTCAGGTATTGAGATTGCATTGGATGGACAGATCTTACGTTCTGAAAATGGCCTGAACTGGAATTCATCCGTTAACTTCTCGAAGAACGTCAATAAGATCATCGAACTTTCCGATAAGATCGACTACTATACCTTGGGTGGATTTGACAACATTGCCGTTCGTGCAATTGAAAACCAGCTATACGGACAGATCATCGGTTCCAAATTTTTGCGTGTTGACGATCAGAACAGCCCGTACTACGGACAGATGATCCTGAACGGGAATGGCCTGCCACAGGCAGTTGACGGACAGGTATTAGGAAACCAGTCGCCGAAAGCATTAGTGGGTTGGACCAACTCCTTCAATTACAAGAACGTTGGCTTAAGCTTTCAGATCGATGGTCGCTTTGGCGGGGAATTCTTCTCCGGAACCAATGTAAACTTACAGGCGAACGGTACAGCTGCTGAAACGGTAGTGAATGGCAAACGCGATAACTTCGTGGTAAGCGGTGTTGTTGCCAATGGTGATTCCTACACACAAAACACGAAAGAAGTTACGCCTCAGCAATACTGGACACAGGTTGCGACCAGCGGAAACATGGGTATCGGTGAAGCCAACATCTATGATGCGACAAACATCCGCCTACGGAACATTACCTTGAGCTATAACCTGCCAGCGTCGGTTTTGAAGAGCAAGGTATTGCAACGCGCGCGGATCGCTTTCACGATGAACAACGTATGGATGATCAAGAGCTATGCAAAAGGTGTCGATCCGGAATCTGTATTCTCGATCAACAGCAATGCGACGGGTTTTGAGAACTTCGCAACACCGACTTCGCGCTCCTACTTTATCAACCTAACATTAGGCTTTTAATCCTTAGCACTTAAGACATGAAAAATATTATATCAAAAATAGGTCTGGGAATCTTGCTTTCGGCGAGCTTGGCATCATGCTCCAAGTTTGACGAGATCAATGTGGACCCAGGAAAAGTTACCGAAGATCAGGTCCGTGTAGAATACCTGTTCAATAATGCCGTAATCGGTGCACAGATGGATCCGCACATTGCGGAACGTATCTTCGTTATTTATTGGAAAACAGCGGCCCGCCAGCACATGTCCACAGGTCTTGCCGGTGGATCGTACAATGACGGGTACTCTGTAGACTATTGGGGCCGTGGCTACCTTTCCCAATGGTTGAATAACATCAACCAAGCGATCCGTATCGGTGAAAAGCGCATCGCGGACAATTCTGCAGAAGGCCATATCAACAATGTTGTTCAGATTTCCAGAATCTGGCGTGCGTATTTGATGAGTGAGGCGGCAGATAACTTCGGTCCGATTCCTTTGAACGGTTTCGAGGGCGAAAACCCGGAATATGCAGATGTGAAAGCAGTTTATTACCATCTACTGGCGGAGCTGTCAGACGCTGTGGGTAAGATCAATGCAGTAAGTGCGGGTGATTATGCGAAATACGACAATGCCTATGGCTTCAACGGTGACAAATGGAAGAAATACGCAAACTCGCTACGGATGCGTTTAGCGATGCGTATTGCAGAAGTTGATCCGGCAAAAGCGAAAACGGAATTCGAAGCGGCAGCTGCTGGCGGCAATTACATCAAAGCCGCTGAGGATATGTTCGCCATTCAGGAGAAACCAGGATGGGATCCGCTTTCAGGGGTGATGAGCCGCGAATGGAACGGCCAAGTTCTTTCAGCAACCCTCAACAACCTGTATGTAGGTTTGGGTGGTGTGAAATCGGAAGTACAATTAGGTGCTGCCTTCCAATCCAGCATCAAGCCTGCGAACTATGCGGGTAGACGTTTCGTGGATCATTTCTCGCTTAAGACCAATGATCCGATGGCGGGCTATTTCTTCGATGGTATGCCGAACAGCATTGACCCACGTGCCTATAAAACGTTCTACATTCCTGGAGATACCTTGAGTGCGCAGTTTTCGAACTACCCTTCATGGACCAAGGATGCTAAGATTACCAAAGTTGCTTTGAAGCGTGCAACTGGAGGCAACATTCAACTTGACGTAGCGAAAACATGGAGTGCACAGGCACCTGGTGATTTCGGTGCGAAAGGTACGGCCAATGAAATCAGAACCATTCAGATCGGTAAGATCCCGGGATTATCCCAGGCATACCGCACCAGTCAGGCGAAACGTGTGTTTTTTGCTGCTTGGGAAAGCTTCTTCCTTTTGGCTGAAGCATCACTTAAAGGCTGGAATACAGGAACCACGGCACAACAGGCGTATGAGAATGGGGTGAAAGCCAATTTCGAATACATGGGCGTTGGCCAATACGCTAGCCAGTACCTGAGCTCTGAAAACTACAACAACGTAGGAACATCCGCGAAATTTACACATACGACCGAACCGGGTAATTCCCGTACAATGACGTATGTGGATGGCTACACCAATAAATCGGGAACAGCTACCATCAAGTATCCGGTGAACTCCATCTACAAGAATGGTACCGTGCGTAATGACCAATTGACCAAGATCATTACCCAAAAATACATCGCCAATATGCCTTGGTTGCCTTTAGAGGCATGGAATGACCACAGAAGATTGGGCTTGCCGTTCTTTGAGAACCCGGCAATCGAAAATCCACTGACCAATCTTCCAGCATTGAACGATGGAAACTACATGACCAACAGTGTCGATTTCTTCCCGCAGCGCTTGCAATATCCTTCCTCCTTTAGGGAAGCATCCAATGCGCAATACCAAAATGCAGTAACCCTGCTAGGTGGCGAGGACAAAGTAAGTACCCCGCTATGGTGGGCGAAAAAGAAATAAATAGTAAAAGCCGGGTATTTTACCCGGCTTTTTTATGCTTATGCAATGGACCTCCAGGTCCACACTATTCCCTAAGTGATGACTTGCATCATTCCAATGGATAATCCTTTTCCAGCACAAAACTTCCTTCCAATCGGATATCATCCGAAGAGCTACCAACCAGCACCTTAAATCGTCCTTTCTCCACTATCCACGCCTTGTCCACGCCCCATATCTTCAGGTCTTCTGGATTCAACGTAAATGCAACAGCTTGCTTTTCGCCTTTCTTAAAATGTATCCGCTGAAATCCGCGAAGCTGTTTGATCGGCGTAACGACCGAACTGACCTCATCGACAAGGTACAATTGGATAACCTCATCTCCATCATATTGCCCGATGTTCTCCACATCCAGGGTTATCTCCACGTCGAAACTTGCATCCTTTTCCTTCTTTACGATATGTAGCTTGCTGTAGGCAAACTTGGTATAGCTGAGTCCATGCCCAAAGGAGTATAGTGGCTTGGCTTCTATATCAATGTATTCATGATGCTTAGGCTTTTGGTGGTTATAGTAAACTGGGAGTTGCCCAACGGATCTAGGCACGGAAATAGGCAACCGTCCGGAGGGGTTGTAATCCCCAAACAGCACATCGGCAATCGCCAGTCCCCCCTCCTGACCTGGATACCAAGCATCGAGGATGGCAGGTAGGTGCTCTTGGGCCCAGTTTAAATTCAACGGTCTGCCCTTGATGGTCACCAACACAATGGGCTTACCCGTGGCGTGGATGGCTTCCATGAGCTTTAGTTGATCGCCCATCAAATCCAGCGAAGCGCGGTCAAAACCCTCCCCACTTTCCATGTCGGAAATTGCGTTTTTGCTTTCTTCCACATTGGCTGCACCGGTTGCCTGATAGGAGGTCATGAAGTCCCTGGCACTGGAGCCGCCCATCACCAGCACGACCACATCAGCACGCTCCGCAGCCGCGACAGCTGCTGCAATATCGGATGCCGCCGTATCCCGGATGGCTACACCCTTTACATATTCTACCGTCATTTTTTGCCCTACTTTCTCGCGAATGCCCTGCAGCACGGTCGTCACCTTGCCTTCCGCCTGCGGTGCCGTGTAATCCCCCAATTGGTTGTACACATTGTCAGCATTCGGGCCTATTACGGCAATCCGTTTCATATTTCCCTTTAAGGGTAGCAACTCGTTATCATTCTTCAAAAGTGTTATTCCTTCGAGTGCCACCTGTTTGGCGACCGCCCGATGGGCTTTTGTTCCGACCGTTCGCATCGCTTCCTGCTCGGAGACAAATGGATCTTCGAACAGGCCCAATGCAAATTTGGTCCGTAGCACGCGCTTCACGGCTTGATCCAGGGTTTCCTCATCGATGAGGCCCAAAGCCAGGGCGTCCTTTAGGTTCTTGCCATAGGCCGTTCCGCTCAAATCCACGTCAAGGCCTGCCCCTAAGCTCTGTGCGGCACTCTCGACCGGCGAACTTGCTGTAGCATGGCCACCATGCAGCCCTTGGATACTCAATAGATCGGAAACCACAAACCCCTGAAACCCCCATTCCTTTCGCAGGATCTGATTTAAGAGCCAGGCGTTGCTGGAACAAGGGATACCATCAATGGAGTTGTAAGCAGTCATCACGGAATGTGCACCCTGGCGAACTGCAGGCGCAAATGCCGCCAGGTAATTCTGCCGCAGATCCCGTTCACCGACCGATGCGGGGCCACCATTGTGCCCACCTTCGGGTACACCATAGGCTACAAAATGTTTCAACGTGGAAAACAGCTTTCCCTTTCCACCGATCTTTTCCCCCTGCATCCCTTTAACCATTGCTTTTCCCATCTGCCCGACCAAAAAGGTATCTTCCCCATAGGACTCTTCCGTTCTCGACCAGCGCGGTTCCCTTGCGAGATCCAACACAGGGCCATAACCATTATGGGCACCTACAGCCGCCGCTTCCAAGGCAATCACCGCAGCCATCCTTTCGATCAATGCCGTATTCCAGGTGCTGGCTTGGCCGATGGCAGTCGGGAAGACCGTGGCGCCGATGGCCATGTGCCCATGAGGTGTCTCCTCCGAAAGCAATAATGGGATTCCAAGTCGTGTACTGTCCAACATATAGCGTTGCAACGCATTGGTGGCCTTGGCTGCCTCAGCAGGACTTAGCCCGGTTTCCAGTGTCTTCTGCGTCCAAGGGTCTGCCCGCAATGTTGCCCACAGCAGGCCTATAGGTTCCTTCTTGACCAACTCCTTGAACTTTTGGCTGGCTCCAACGCCATGCCCCGTTTTTTCGTACATCTCCCACCCCAGGGGTTTGGCCAATTGCCCCACTTTCTCGTCGATGGTCATACGCCCCAATAGATCATCGACACGCTCCGTAATGGACAACCGACTATCCTTATACGGGAATTTCTGGGAATGCGCGAGGAATGGACTGATAGCGAGGCACGCCAAAATATAATAACACTTGATTTTCATGTCGAATCGATTCTTTAGGTACGTGTTTAGGATTATGTGTTGTAA is a genomic window containing:
- a CDS encoding SusC/RagA family TonB-linked outer membrane protein, encoding MLLCISTLFAQQTVTGRVTGENGDALPGVSVTVVGTNRAAQTNAQGSYSIQANNGDKIRFSSVGFASQVINVSGTTHNVSLAEDAGNIDEVVVTAMGIKRERKSLGYSFQEVKSEQLADAKENNVANALVGKVAGLQVIKGSAGPASSTKITLRGNNSLTGDNQPLIIVDGVPMNNFLGAKGSNGQVNNDFWNPGTDMGNGLGDINPEDIESMSVLKSGAASALYGSRAGNGAIVITTKSGKAQKGTGITYSSTLGFETLFMIPEIQSEFGQGKDGVFDAVSTDNWGAAIDGSTYQAYDNINNFFNTGLNHTQNVSFQQQVGESTNVYSSATYLNDKSKIPGSSLSRLNLMSKVSTSFGPNKRWSTEVKVQYMNNDATNRPISGQNNSNAFATLFRMPRTINILDYKNPVNNLNKMNWYGTSNSINPYWLAEYNLNNDVRNRFLSNANIKYKITEWLDVEGRAGLDTYTSRLENKTYGGSPLSPSGLYSTGKTEFAEKNFTLGLHARQDAINGGKWGVSGSVFGQIMRSDETYLGVGVGELEVPNYFNVTNGKGNPTPSQYNDRKQINSLYGTGELSYDGYWFLNVTARNDWSSALSKVNRSYFYPSVSTSLVISDMIRKSGGEMPSFINFLKVRASYAIAGNDMKAYRLINQYEINRDPNGNTTAGLGDVRFNENVRSELIKSLEVGFDTRMFDNRFGIDFAWYKNNATHQLLEIPTDPMSGFKAENINAGNIQNSGIEIALDGQILRSENGLNWNSSVNFSKNVNKIIELSDKIDYYTLGGFDNIAVRAIENQLYGQIIGSKFLRVDDQNSPYYGQMILNGNGLPQAVDGQVLGNQSPKALVGWTNSFNYKNVGLSFQIDGRFGGEFFSGTNVNLQANGTAAETVVNGKRDNFVVSGVVANGDSYTQNTKEVTPQQYWTQVATSGNMGIGEANIYDATNIRLRNITLSYNLPASVLKSKVLQRARIAFTMNNVWMIKSYAKGVDPESVFSINSNATGFENFATPTSRSYFINLTLGF
- a CDS encoding SusD/RagB family nutrient-binding outer membrane lipoprotein, with translation MKNIISKIGLGILLSASLASCSKFDEINVDPGKVTEDQVRVEYLFNNAVIGAQMDPHIAERIFVIYWKTAARQHMSTGLAGGSYNDGYSVDYWGRGYLSQWLNNINQAIRIGEKRIADNSAEGHINNVVQISRIWRAYLMSEAADNFGPIPLNGFEGENPEYADVKAVYYHLLAELSDAVGKINAVSAGDYAKYDNAYGFNGDKWKKYANSLRMRLAMRIAEVDPAKAKTEFEAAAAGGNYIKAAEDMFAIQEKPGWDPLSGVMSREWNGQVLSATLNNLYVGLGGVKSEVQLGAAFQSSIKPANYAGRRFVDHFSLKTNDPMAGYFFDGMPNSIDPRAYKTFYIPGDTLSAQFSNYPSWTKDAKITKVALKRATGGNIQLDVAKTWSAQAPGDFGAKGTANEIRTIQIGKIPGLSQAYRTSQAKRVFFAAWESFFLLAEASLKGWNTGTTAQQAYENGVKANFEYMGVGQYASQYLSSENYNNVGTSAKFTHTTEPGNSRTMTYVDGYTNKSGTATIKYPVNSIYKNGTVRNDQLTKIITQKYIANMPWLPLEAWNDHRRLGLPFFENPAIENPLTNLPALNDGNYMTNSVDFFPQRLQYPSSFREASNAQYQNAVTLLGGEDKVSTPLWWAKKK
- a CDS encoding glycoside hydrolase family 3 N-terminal domain-containing protein, with the protein product MKIKCYYILACLAISPFLAHSQKFPYKDSRLSITERVDDLLGRMTIDEKVGQLAKPLGWEMYEKTGHGVGASQKFKELVKKEPIGLLWATLRADPWTQKTLETGLSPAEAAKATNALQRYMLDSTRLGIPLLLSEETPHGHMAIGATVFPTAIGQASTWNTALIERMAAVIALEAAAVGAHNGYGPVLDLAREPRWSRTEESYGEDTFLVGQMGKAMVKGMQGEKIGGKGKLFSTLKHFVAYGVPEGGHNGGPASVGERDLRQNYLAAFAPAVRQGAHSVMTAYNSIDGIPCSSNAWLLNQILRKEWGFQGFVVSDLLSIQGLHGGHATASSPVESAAQSLGAGLDVDLSGTAYGKNLKDALALGLIDEETLDQAVKRVLRTKFALGLFEDPFVSEQEAMRTVGTKAHRAVAKQVALEGITLLKNDNELLPLKGNMKRIAVIGPNADNVYNQLGDYTAPQAEGKVTTVLQGIREKVGQKMTVEYVKGVAIRDTAASDIAAAVAAAERADVVVLVMGGSSARDFMTSYQATGAANVEESKNAISDMESGEGFDRASLDLMGDQLKLMEAIHATGKPIVLVTIKGRPLNLNWAQEHLPAILDAWYPGQEGGLAIADVLFGDYNPSGRLPISVPRSVGQLPVYYNHQKPKHHEYIDIEAKPLYSFGHGLSYTKFAYSKLHIVKKEKDASFDVEITLDVENIGQYDGDEVIQLYLVDEVSSVVTPIKQLRGFQRIHFKKGEKQAVAFTLNPEDLKIWGVDKAWIVEKGRFKVLVGSSSDDIRLEGSFVLEKDYPLE